The genome window GTCCTTCAGGACGTACTTGCAGTAGGCGCCCATAAAGATGGCCGACGCGCCGCCGATCCCGGCCAGCCGAATGAAGTGGTAGTGGCTGCCGGCCAGTCGGTAGAGCGATCCGTGTGAATGCGCGTAGTTCGCGGCAGGAATCAGCGCCATACTCGTCTCCTGCACCGGCACCTTCTTGGGACGCAGACCCTGCAAAAAAACAGTTAAGGATTAACAATCCGGAACTTCGTCTAGGAAAAGTCGATTAGTTACAAGCGTGCGGAGCAGGGCGGATGCGGACGATGCTACCATTTTGCTGACAGGATTGCCCAGGGTCACGTATTCGATGGTGTCGGCGACTGACATTGTGTATTGCTTGCTCAAACTTCGTTTGGCGATGGAAAATCAAATCAGCTGCGGCGCTACTACAAATTTTGACGCAAAATGCCCTGGCCTTGCCGGACTGGCGTTCAATTCAATGTTGCCAATTGTTTGGATTCTGGAAATATGAATGCCTCGGAAAGGAGAATTTCTTAACGTTTGAAGTGAGAAGAAATGGTGATATAAGCAAAACAAACTGAACATATATACTTTGGAGACTTTTGTATCCCTGGTTAAACCTTTCAATTTTCAGCTGTCGTTTAATTGCTAAAAAATTCGACCAATAAAGAGTTAGTTGATGGATAAGtgattattttcaaaattccGACAAAAGAAAACGAACAAATTGCAGTCCATTACTCAGATGTCGCTCTTACTAAAAATCACAGTTGATAAATTCGCTTCACTTGACAACCCTACCGTTTGACCGGTGCGGATACACTGAAATATCAGTTCTCAATTGGAAAAGTTACATATTTTCGCCGGCTCTGCGAATAAAAGAAAGCAAGGCAAGTGAGAGAACTGATTAAAACCCTCTTATCGACCGATCTGTGAGCAGGTCGGGGCgaaatcatatatatatatacatatataagctGTCCAAGCGACGAAACCACTGACAATTCGATCGCTATTCAGTCGAATCAGCGCAGTTGAACAATGAAAACTGCAACTCATTGCGCATTTCTAATTATCGCGACTATAGTCGCAATAAGCGGAGCAAAAGGAGTCGAGGGAGAACGCCCCTACAGGCGGAGCTTCATCAATCCGTATCCGCGCTACCAGTTCTTCGACGATGGTGTCGATCCCGGGGAGCCCCTGTTCCTGACGCCCCTGATCAACAATGCTTCGATGAGCAAGCAAGAGGTTCAGAAGCTGGCCCGCGTCGTGGGCTCCCAGTTCCATGGAGTTGAGAGCTACTCCGGCTATTTGACCGTGGACCCCGGCTTCAAATCCAACATGTTCTTCTGGTACTTCCCCGCCGAGCAGGAGCCTGAATATGCGCCAGTGGTTCTGTGGCTTCAGGGTGGACCAGGTGCCTCCTCCCTGTTCGGCTTGTTCACGGAGAATGGCCCACTGGAGTTGGACGGTCATGGAAAGCTTCAGAAACGCAACTATACCTGGAGCAAGACACACAATCTCATCTACATTGACAATCCCGTGGGCACTGGCTTCAGTTTTACAGAGAACGATGCCGGCTATGCTAGGAACGAGAAGGATGTCGGCCGCAATCTGCACGAGGCCGTGATGCAGCTGTACGAACTCTTCGAGTGGCGCAACTCCTCTGGTTTCTGGGTCACCGGCGAGTCCTATGCCGGAAAGTACGTGCCCGCCCTCGCTTACCACATCCACAAGGTACAAAATGCCATAGAGACCCGCGTCTACGTGCCGCTCAAGGGCGTGGCCATCGGAAATGGTCTCTCGGATCCTCTGCATCAGCTAAAGTACGGTGACTATCTCTACCAGCTGGGCCTGATCGACGAGCACGGACTGAAGAGTTTCCACGATGCCGAGGCGAAGGGAGCTGAATGCATCAAGAGTCACGACATGGAGTGCGCCTTCGACGTATTCGATTCCCTAATCAACGGGGACCTCACCAATGGCTCACTGTTCAGCAACCTTACTGGATACAGCTGGTACTACAACTACTTGAAGTcgcatgatgatgatggcgcaAACTTGGGCGAATTTCTGCAGGCGGGAGCCACTCGGCGGGCCATACATGTGGGCAATAAGCCATTCCATGATCTGGACAAGGAGAACAAGGTGGAACTTCACCTGAAGAAGGATGTCATGGACTCCGTGGCCCCGTGGATAGCTGAACTGCTGGCCCACTATACTGTGTGCATCTATAGCGGGCAGCTGGACATTATTGTGGCCTATCCACTGACGCGCAATTATCTCAACAACCTTAAGTTCCCCGGCTCGGACAAGTACAAGTTGGCTCCCCGCGAAGTGTGGCGCGTTGATGGCGAAGTGGCCGGCTATGTCAAACACGCCGTACATCTGGTGGAGATCATGGTGCGCAATGCCGGGCACATGGCTCCTCACGATCAGCCTAAGTGGCTGTACATGATGATTGATCACCTTACTCATTACAAGCACTAGGAAATGCGTACTTAAACTATTCAATACAATTTGAAGACCAAATTTAAATCactttttataaaattaatcatGAACAATTTGGTGTGAGTTATAAATGCATAAATATGTTGATGAGAGCATGGTTTTGTTAATACTCAACTAAATTCATCTAATATGTTACAGAACTATATATAACaaagatttaaaaaaatccCTCTCGTAAATAGTCAACagtcattttttatttaaacaaatattttggttACTTCCCTTTAGTTATCCTATCCAATATAAACTAGAGTCCATTAACAACGCTTTTAATTCAACTAGTCGAAAAAACGCAGTTAATAATTAACTATCCGTTGCTCCCTTAAAGTTCCTGGCCACCAGGAAGTGCTCGGCGGAATCTCCGCGGCTAGCGCGCGGCTTTACTCTCTTCACTTTCTCATAAAACCTAAGCATATCCCGCTCAAGCTTGGGGACGTCCCCATTATCCCACACCTTGACCACCAGATGGGCCTGCGGAGCAGACATGGCTAGGGCAAAGCGCAGCACCTCGTAGCAGAGGTTTGTGATGCTCTCCTGGTCCAGCATCCTCACTCCGGTGGCGTTGGGTGCCATGTCAGACAGCACGCAGTTGACCTTTCTGTGTTGTAAAGCTTCCCTCAGCCGCTTTTGCGCCAGGGACGTAGTGAAATCCATGCCGCCAAAGATTGTGGCACCCGGCACAGCATGAAAATGCAACAGGTCGATGCTAAAGACGGCTCCCTGCGGCGCCCGCTCCTGCTTTCCGTTGGCATTGGTCCGCTCCACGGCCACCTGGGTCCAGCTGCCGGGAGCAGCTCCGCATTCCAAAACTGTGTCTCCGGGCTGCAGGATTCCGTATTTATCGTCGATCTCCAGTAACTTGAAGGCACTCCGGCAGCGATAGTTCATCATGCGGGCCTTCTCCACGTACGGATCCGCCAGTTGTCGCGTAAGCCACTCCTGGGAGCTCTTGCTCCGGCCCTTGAGGTTCCGCGGCTGCTGTTTGGCATACTTTGCGCCTATTTCCGTGTGCAGCAGgcgtttaaaaacacaattacCCGTAAAAACAAGCCGCATTGTGTAATATCGAATTCAGATCGCCTATCGATTTGTATCGACTAAAGTCGATACAAGTTCTGGGGCGTTTACACTGCATACGCAGCAACTGCAAAGATCACATTATATTACCACGCATATCTTACAATTTTCTCCATGTTGGACTGAAAAAATCTGTCCTCACATTTAAAAAGCTTTCATGGCAACAGCATTGGGTAACAATATGATTTCCAGTGCTGCAAACTCAAGCGCCAGTGTGAATGGGGTATTATTTCGTTGCACATTTCGCTCGTTGTTTGCGGCCTGGTCACACTGCAAACATGCACGGTCTTTTCCCAATTATCCGCCCACTGTCACTCTACTCCGCTCACTCGACAAACTCTCAACTCAACAATGGCGAACGTAATTGGAAAATATTGAACGCGAGTGCGAAGAAAATGTGAAATTTAGCACAGCCAGAGCTGCAACAGTGTATGGAGATTGAAAAGCTATGAAAAAGAGGCGATAATATGCCACAAACAAGAAACCAAAACTGACTAAACGTGCAAACTGAAAACGGATCGGAAATCGCAGAAACTAGTtccctctctctcgctctctcttcTCTTTTAATACCCCCGCCCCGCGCCCTACCGGttgcaaaaacaaaatgagATTCTGCGTTGTTGTTTGTTGCGTGTTATTTTTGCTGGCCAGCGGGCCTATTGCATCAGCTACAGCAAAATCACAACAGGGCGACTCGGCAGAAGTCGTCAGCAGCGTCGAGGATGAGAAGACGGTAAGTGGGGGCGGCACTGGGCCGTATGACCCACTAAGGGTTAACACTGGACTACCAATGAATATTTCATCACCTTGCCCGATATGTTGTTCATAAGTTTCAACCGCTCTTCCACAACCCGCAGGACTGCACGGACCTCGCCCGCGACGAGGAGGCGCTGATGGTGTTCTCCACACTGGGCGGCGGACTGACGGCCATCGATCCGGTGACCAGCGAAATACGCTGGACAATAGCAGATGGTAATTACGCGGGCACTCCGCTGTCCTTCACACTCACTGCACCCCTATTTTCCGGCCACAAGTGTGGGACTCGAAACATATGATGGGGCAAAGAAGGGTCCTTATTATCAAAAATGGGAATTTTCCAGCATATATGGGTGTTTTTTATTGAGAAACAAAATGGTTTTGTTATTAAGAACATTCGAACTGGAAGCATTAAGATCTCTCATAAATGCAAAGTCAGGAAAAGTGAATTTTTACCGAATGCCACATTAggaatatttttgttttgtttattgttttgctCTTTGAAATGTGATGATGTTTCTTTAGACCTTTTaaaatctaaatttaaatCGTTTTATATGTGTTTATTGTTGCTTTTAAGCTAAATCTAGAAGTCTTTTGTTAGGGAAAGTCCCGCTGTATTTGCATAGTAGATTTAAAGATCTTAAGAGACCTAGTATATTATTATCGTTTTCCCATGTTGTCACCTCCCCTCCTGGAAAAATACCACTTCACCAGGCTGTTGCACTCGCCGTTTGAAGTGCAAAATGCGTAGCATATGCATGCGCTCGATGAGCTCATCGCAGTTTTCGTATCTGCCAGATGTAAGAGCCTAGGATAGATCTTTCCACCGCCATTCGTGCTCTATTATTTTCACTCTCGCCATTAATGTTTTGTATTGTGCTGTGGCTTGATAAGGTCCCGCGTATAGCGCAATCTCGACAAGCGTTCTCGGCACACAATTCTACCAATTAAGTTGCCAGCCAGTGCGCCATATCACCAGTTGCTGTTCGCCCATACCCTTTCCGCAGTGGGTGGTTGGGACTTTGAGCCATTTTCCCTTCGGTTCATTGAATATTCCCATGATTTATCAGCGTGACGTATTGATTTTCGGTGGCTCAAGTGCGTTAATCTTGCGGTCATTTGGCTGCTTCGTATTAACCTCTTAGATTAGCTGGCAGTTGGAGAGCTCTATATATGAGTCACCAGGAGAAAGAAGTTATTAAAGGGGTTAATGTGCATAGCTTTCGTTTGGCTTTGTGCACTTGTTGGCTACCATTAGTAATATTATGTTTGCTTAATGTTTATAGCATAGCAATAGATCATCAAAATGGGGCGTCActtatcaaattaaaaaaagtgagGGCATTCCCAATTCGAATTATCGGATATTGCTTATAAACCTGGGGATATTTTTAGTACCACTGGCTTTGTGATTGATTTTCCACTTCAGAGCATTCATATTCTCCTGATAAGTAATGCTTCAAGAACTTCCTTTAATTATTCCCCAGCTAAGTATTGGAGTTATGCCAAATGACTCTCTGGACAATACGCCCTCCacatgtttgtttaatttctgAAATAAAAAACCCACGCCCCGTGAAGATTATTTTATGTGATAGCTGCAATACACATGTATGTCCATTCGTATTATTAGAAATTTCATGCTGCCCGCTTGTCGCCCGGCTTCGTGGAACTGCAAATGATTGAAAATTCAGGGAGACAAACATGTGGACAGCATCTGACCAGCGGTTTCCTGGCAGAGCGCACTATTTGGGCAGTATTTTTCCGAGTCATTCAAGCCAATAATATGTTTTTGATTCGCGGTAATTACACCGTTTCGCCGGCTCTAACACAGCAGATCTGTGCACCGATTTTGGTAGGTTCTATTACCTCATCACGAGACGGAATCAGGTTTTGTCTACGACTACCGCTAGCCAATTAGAATGCTCATGCTAATGAAAGTGCCGCAGCGAGTTAAATGACCTGCCCCAGAAATTGTGGCAACACAACTCGGTTAATGCCGGGAATGTGTTTGGGGTTGCAACTAATTACTGATAAGAATGGACAGTACTTCCAATTGTTTGCTTTCATAACTCGATATTGGTTGGCGACGATCTTGCCTGGCAATACTTGAGTTTTGTTTAAACCATTCCATGCGGTGATGGTGGTCTACATTTGCATTCGCCAAAGTCAGAATTTAACGCTGTTGCCTCGAGCGAATTGTTGGCGATAACAGAAATTGCCAACACGACTGGCGTAAACACTTTGGATTTGATCAGCCAGCCATGGGTCCCCCAGGTCTATTTCGTATTTACCCAACTGCTATTTGCTTTGGCTTTGTCTCCCGCGCCAAAAAGCCGCTTAATTTATTCGGGCCTTTTGGTGGAAAGTGTTCACGATCTTTAATGTGCACCAGAAAATGTGCGTTTTGCTTCGGATGGGGTTAATGTATAGATTACACTTTCGTTCCCTTCGGTAtaagtatgtacatacatcGGGAGATAAGCGTTATCGAGAACAGGTTCTggttataatttattatactTCCCTTTACTTTACTCCACGTTAGTTGCACCGATATCAGGAACTTTTTATTGGAATTTGTTTGCTGTGCACacttaaaataatttactGCAAAAAGGGTTCATCACTGTAAATTGAAAAGATAATGATAATAAATGAACTATTTTTAACAAACATCTATGTTATCTAGAACTGAGTATGGAATAATAATCTGGAATTCAGAAGCTTCTGGTTAAATCTGTGATTTTTTTCGTTACGTCTTAAATTCGTCAAAAATAGGAATGAAATGTTCATTACTCGTGAATACTGGgtaataaatagaaaaaaaagaagcaacaTACAACTAAAAATATTGTTATTGCCGGCTAGTCAAATGTGTTTTTGGCGCGgagtatatatgtacatattgcTTTATCTTGTCGTAACAAAACAACTTATAATGAATTCGATGCAGTATGCGATTTAAAAGTTTAACAGCACTTGGAATACATTTAGTGTGATTTTGCATATATTGTGCTTGTACATGGATGCAAAGGAATTAGATTTTATCACTACTTCGAATTTGCAATGATGTTTATTACTTTGTAATTCTTTTATGATTTTTCTTTTAAgctataataatattatttcttttagATCCTCCTATAGTAGCAGAACACCAGGAGAATGTTCAGGTTCCGCACTTTCTGCCCGATCCTCGAGATGGCAGCATTTACCAGCTGGGTCAGATGGGCAGTCTCAAGAAGTTACCGTACACCATTCCCCAACTGGTGGCCAATGCCCCCTGTCGCTCCTCCGATGGAATCCTGTACTCAGGGAAAAAGAGCGACACCTGGTATATGGTGGATCCCAAGACGGGCAGACGCGAAAAGGTCATGGGCTTTGGCGATGCCACAATGGATGGCAAGGAGGGCGAGCAGATCGGCTGGGCCACTTCGCGGGCCATCTATCTGGGCCGGACTCAGTACACGGTCATGATGTACGACAGCCTGGCCAAGAACAAGGATGCGAAGCCATGGAATATCACATTTTACGACTACAATGCTGTGAGTGCTCCTCCAGAGCTGGCCAAGGAATATGGTAAGTGCATCTTATAATATATGAGTGTATACAGTTGCTTATGATCTCCCGCACGCAGAGTATATACATctgaccaccaccaccaatgGACAAATTGTGACTCTGGATCGGAAGCAGGGTAAATTTCTGTGGCAGCGCGATCTTAGCAGCCCAGTGGTGGCCGCTTTCCTTTTGGGACCAGACGGGCTACTCAGTGTGCCATTCACCACGGTCTCTGATGAAGCTTATCATGCTATCCTCGAGGAGTCGAAAACAGGAAATGTGAACACCGTGAAGCTATTGTAAGGGACACAAGACATTCGTCCTAAATTATATTAATCCATATTAATTGTAATATTTTCAACAGCCAATCCCTTTATGTGGGCGAACATCAAAAGGGCTTGTACGCCCTGCCTTCGCTGGTGGACAAGAACACGCCTCGTATTTCCACAGCACCACCCATAAAACTTCTGGATGGACCTACAGGAGACCAGAACAGCAACCAAGAGACAGATCCGCGCACCATTTACATTAACGATGTGCTGCAAGAGCATCCAGGAATTATGTTGGGGCACTACAACATGCCCAATGAGGGTAATGGTAATCTGCAGCTGTCACCGACGACAGCCAGCAGCAAGGTGGTTCAGAGTCTGGCCACCATTCACAACTATAACGATGGCTACGGTCTGTTGGCCAATAATGAAAAGAACGCCGCCGACATTGGCGTACAAACGGATCCCGAGCTGGTCGAAATTGGCATTGATCAGCGGACGAATGGAAACACCATTAATCGGACGAAGACAATAATACTGCAGAACAGCAATAAGGTGCAGGCGTTTATCAACGAGTGGTTCATGGAGCATCCTAGCGGAAAGGTGCATCAGATTCTGATTGTTATCGTTCTGGGCATGATTGCCTTGTTTTGGTACACCTGCAGCACAATGAGGGAGCTGCAAAAGCAGAGCGAGAATGGTTCAAAAACCTTTGCCATTGCCCAGAATGGATCCAATGGAAGCACTGGCAGCAATGGTAGCAATGCTAACGCTGAAGACCTAGTGGACTTGGGTAATGGACAAGTGCGCGTGGGCAAGATCAGCTTCAGCACAAATGAGGTACTGGGAAAGGGCTGCGAGGGTACTTTTGTCTTTAAGGGCACATTCGAGGAACGTTTTGTAGCCGTAAAACGGCTGCTGCCTGAATGCTTCACCTTTGCTGATCGCGAGGTGGCCCTATTGCGGGAATCGGACGCCCACGAAAATGTGGTGCGCTACTTCTGCACCGAACAGGATCGCCAGTTCCGCTACATAGCCGTCGAACTGTGCGCGGCCACTCTGCAGGACTACACCGAAGGAGATCGCTCGCTGGAACTTCAAAATCACATCGATGTTTGGCAAGTGTTGAGCCAGGCGGCATCTGGACTAAGTCATCTTCACTCCCTCGACATTGTGCATCGCGACATCAAGCcgcaaaatgttttgatttcgCTGCCAGACGCCAAGGGCAAAGTACGTGTCATGATCTCCGATTTTGGGCTCTGCAAGAAGCTGAATTTTGGCAAGACTAGTTTCTCACGCCGATCGGGTGTAACAGGCACCGATGGATGGATCGCGCCAGAAATGATGAGATCACAGCGAACGGTACGAAATGATCATTATTATCTTCACAAGAACTTTCTAAAATCGATGTCTTCAATTTACTTACAGACAACTGCTGTGGATATCTTTTCTCTGGGCTGcgtttattattatgttttgaGTGGCGGTCACCACGCCTTTGGTGACAATCTAAAGCGCCAGGCCAACATACTTTCCCACGAGTACAATTTGGCCAAGCTGCGCACAGAGGACGACAGTGAGGACAGTCGAATTGTAGGTTATCTTCACCAAAAAGTTATAGCTAGTTGTTCTAATTACCTTATTTTTCCAAAGATCCTTGCTGAGCAATTAATATCGGATATGATACACAAGGATCCGCAATCGCGACCTCCAGCTCGTTGTATCGGAAATCATCCGCTCTTTTGGGATGAGCCTAAAATGCTCTCGTTCCTTCAGGATGTCAGCGATCGTGTGGAGAAGTTGCAATTTCATGCCGAGCCGCTTAAGTCGCTGGAGAAGAACGGGCGGATAGTTGTTTTAGACGATTGGAATGTCCATCTGGACCCCATGATCACGGATGATTTGAGGAAGTACCGTGGATATATGGGCGCCAGTGTAAGAGATTTGCTCCGTGCTCTGCGCAACAAGAAGCATCATTATCACGAGCTAACGCCAGCCGCCCAGGAGATGCTGGGCTGCATTCCGCACGAGTTCACCAACTACTGGGTGGATCGCTTCCCGCAGCTCATTTCACACGCCTACCACGCGTTCAGTATTTGCTCAAATGAGCCGATCTTCAAGCCGTACTACAGTGCCGGCTATCTTTTTTCACGTCCGTGGTACTTTGATGCGGACGATGCGCTGTTCCCCATGCTCATGCGGGATCCCAAGCCCCTGCCCAAGATTGGAAGTCCTAAAAAGACACCTTCGCCGGCAAACAGCCAAGCTCAGCAGTTGAAGCAAAGAAAAGGGCTTTACAACTTCCGTAAGCACAGCGATGAGCTGCCGATTCCTGGCGTTGGTCTGCAGCGTAATCTTGAGCTAGATGGACAATCACTGGAGCCCGATGGCAAGCGGGATGTGTTTGCCAACTTTAAGTTTCGGCGCTACTCGAAGCCGGGAAACAATCGCAATTACAACGGTGGGCACAAGGACACACAGGAGAAGGAAAAGTACGTAAGCTGGACGTTGCCACCTTCAACGCAGGATTAGGGCATAGACCCAACAAGATCAGATTAGACAAGCTTTAGTTGTAATCatttattaagttattattatttaatcgTGCAATTTGTGTATATGCAACTATTCCAAAATGATTCCCAATTCAGTTCTTAGCAAAAATATTCAACGATAAGTAATCAAATGAAACTATTTTGTATACCAAGTAAGAATAATGTAGTGTGTCTTCTGTCGAATGCACGCAATTTAACTGtgataa of Drosophila mauritiana strain mau12 chromosome 3R, ASM438214v1, whole genome shotgun sequence contains these proteins:
- the LOC117145925 gene encoding transmembrane protein 256 homolog — protein: MSVADTIEYVTLGNPVSKMVASSASALLRTLGLRPKKVPVQETSMALIPAANYAHSHGSLYRLAGSHYHFIRLAGIGGASAIFMGAYCKYVLKDVSDPKEQVDSQAFADVANRIHFLHSFAMMAMPLAHYPVFTGTLMITGMMLFSGCMYYRALTGEKRLQPYATVGGFCLMAAWLSLVL
- the LOC117145921 gene encoding venom serine carboxypeptidase; amino-acid sequence: MKTATHCAFLIIATIVAISGAKGVEGERPYRRSFINPYPRYQFFDDGVDPGEPLFLTPLINNASMSKQEVQKLARVVGSQFHGVESYSGYLTVDPGFKSNMFFWYFPAEQEPEYAPVVLWLQGGPGASSLFGLFTENGPLELDGHGKLQKRNYTWSKTHNLIYIDNPVGTGFSFTENDAGYARNEKDVGRNLHEAVMQLYELFEWRNSSGFWVTGESYAGKYVPALAYHIHKVQNAIETRVYVPLKGVAIGNGLSDPLHQLKYGDYLYQLGLIDEHGLKSFHDAEAKGAECIKSHDMECAFDVFDSLINGDLTNGSLFSNLTGYSWYYNYLKSHDDDGANLGEFLQAGATRRAIHVGNKPFHDLDKENKVELHLKKDVMDSVAPWIAELLAHYTVCIYSGQLDIIVAYPLTRNYLNNLKFPGSDKYKLAPREVWRVDGEVAGYVKHAVHLVEIMVRNAGHMAPHDQPKWLYMMIDHLTHYKH
- the LOC117145924 gene encoding rRNA methyltransferase 2, mitochondrial, whose protein sequence is MRLVFTGNCVFKRLLHTEIGAKYAKQQPRNLKGRSKSSQEWLTRQLADPYVEKARMMNYRCRSAFKLLEIDDKYGILQPGDTVLECGAAPGSWTQVAVERTNANGKQERAPQGAVFSIDLLHFHAVPGATIFGGMDFTTSLAQKRLREALQHRKVNCVLSDMAPNATGVRMLDQESITNLCYEVLRFALAMSAPQAHLVVKVWDNGDVPKLERDMLRFYEKVKRVKPRASRGDSAEHFLVARNFKGATDS
- the LOC117142460 gene encoding serine/threonine-protein kinase/endoribonuclease IRE1 encodes the protein MRFCVVVCCVLFLLASGPIASATAKSQQGDSAEVVSSVEDEKTDCTDLARDEEALMVFSTLGGGLTAIDPVTSEIRWTIADDPPIVAEHQENVQVPHFLPDPRDGSIYQLGQMGSLKKLPYTIPQLVANAPCRSSDGILYSGKKSDTWYMVDPKTGRREKVMGFGDATMDGKEGEQIGWATSRAIYLGRTQYTVMMYDSLAKNKDAKPWNITFYDYNAVSAPPELAKEYEYIHLTTTTNGQIVTLDRKQGKFLWQRDLSSPVVAAFLLGPDGLLSVPFTTVSDEAYHAILEESKTGNVNTVKLFQSLYVGEHQKGLYALPSLVDKNTPRISTAPPIKLLDGPTGDQNSNQETDPRTIYINDVLQEHPGIMLGHYNMPNEGNGNLQLSPTTASSKVVQSLATIHNYNDGYGLLANNEKNAADIGVQTDPELVEIGIDQRTNGNTINRTKTIILQNSNKVQAFINEWFMEHPSGKVHQILIVIVLGMIALFWYTCSTMRELQKQSENGSKTFAIAQNGSNGSTGSNGSNANAEDLVDLGNGQVRVGKISFSTNEVLGKGCEGTFVFKGTFEERFVAVKRLLPECFTFADREVALLRESDAHENVVRYFCTEQDRQFRYIAVELCAATLQDYTEGDRSLELQNHIDVWQVLSQAASGLSHLHSLDIVHRDIKPQNVLISLPDAKGKVRVMISDFGLCKKLNFGKTSFSRRSGVTGTDGWIAPEMMRSQRTTTAVDIFSLGCVYYYVLSGGHHAFGDNLKRQANILSHEYNLAKLRTEDDSEDSRIILAEQLISDMIHKDPQSRPPARCIGNHPLFWDEPKMLSFLQDVSDRVEKLQFHAEPLKSLEKNGRIVVLDDWNVHLDPMITDDLRKYRGYMGASVRDLLRALRNKKHHYHELTPAAQEMLGCIPHEFTNYWVDRFPQLISHAYHAFSICSNEPIFKPYYSAGYLFSRPWYFDADDALFPMLMRDPKPLPKIGSPKKTPSPANSQAQQLKQRKGLYNFRKHSDELPIPGVGLQRNLELDGQSLEPDGKRDVFANFKFRRYSKPGNNRNYNGGHKDTQEKEKYVSWTLPPSTQD